In Drosophila subpulchrella strain 33 F10 #4 breed RU33 chromosome 3R, RU_Dsub_v1.1 Primary Assembly, whole genome shotgun sequence, the following are encoded in one genomic region:
- the LOC119563058 gene encoding protein phosphatase 1B produces the protein MGGFLDKPKTAKHNDQGEGNKLLFGVSSMQGWRSEMEDAYYARAGLGDVLQDWSFFAVFDGHAGAKVSEHCAKHLLDSIVSTEEFIGGDHVKGIRTGFLRIDEVMRDLPEFTHETEKCGGTTAVCAFVSLTQVYIANCGDSRAVLCRQGVPVFATQDHKPILPEEKERIHNAGGSVMIKRVNGTLAVSRALGDYDFKNVKEKGQCEQLVSPEPEIFCQSRQDSDEFLVLACDGIWDVMTNEDVCSFIHSRMRVTSDLVSIANQVVDTCLHKGSRDNMSIIIIAFPGAPKPTEEAIEAEHRLEKQIEKITRDEIESSKITHYVDLLKCLQNRDDIEGLPPGGGLQSKYHVIERTFKQEFPDRPCESPTH, from the exons ATGGGCGGATTCCTGGATAAGCCGAAAACCGCCAAGCACAATGACCAGGGCGAGGGCAACAAGCTGCTCTTCGGGGTCAGCTCGATGCAGGGATGGCGGTCCGAGATGGAGGACGCCTACTACGCTCGTGCCGGGCTGGGGGATGTTCTGCAGGACTGGAGCTTCTTTGCCGTCTTCGATGGACATGCCGGAGCCAAGGTGTCGGAGCACTGTGCCAAGCATCTTCTGGACAGCATCGTCAGCACCGAGGAGTTCATTGGGGGCGACCACGTGAAGGGCATACGCACCGGCTTCCTGCGCATCGATGAGGTGATGCGGGACTTGCCGGAGTTTACCCACGAGACGGAGAAATGCGGCGGCACCACCGCCGTCTGCGCCTTTGTCAGCCTCACGCAAGTGTACATCGCCAACTGTGGGGATTCCAGGGCGGTCTTGTGCCGCCAGGGAGTTCCGGTGTTCGCCACGCAGGACCACAAACCCATTCTGCCGGAGGAAAAGGAGCGCATCCACAATGCCGGCGGCAGTGTTATGATAAAGCGCGTAAATGGCACCCTTGCCGTATCGCGAGCTCTCGGGGATTACGACTTTAAGAACGTGAAGGAAAAGGGACAGTGCGAGCAGCTGGTGTCGCCGGAGCCGGAGATATTCTGCCAGAGCCGTCAGGATAGCGATGAGTTCCTGGTGCTCGCCTGCGATGGTATCTGGGATGTGATGACCAACGAGGACGTGTGCAGCTTCATCCACTCGCGAATGCGGGTGACCAGCGACCTAGTGAGCATCGCCAACCAGGTGGTGGACACTTGCCTGCACAAG GGTAGTCGCGATAACAtgagcatcatcatcattgcCTTCCCCGGAGCTCCGAAGCCCACCGAGGAGGCGATAGAGGCTGAGCATCGGCTGGAGAAACAAATCGAGAAGATCACAAGAG ACGAGATAGAGTCTAGCAAGATAACCCACTACGTGGATCTGCTGAAGTGTCTGCAGAACAGAGACGACATCGAAGGTCTTCCACCCGGAGGCGGCCTGCAGTCCAA ATATCACGTTATCGAGCGCACATTCAAGCAAGAGTTTCCGGATCGACCATGTGAA AGTCCAACGCATTAG
- the LOC119563060 gene encoding LOW QUALITY PROTEIN: dynein assembly factor with WDR repeat domains 1 (The sequence of the model RefSeq protein was modified relative to this genomic sequence to represent the inferred CDS: substituted 2 bases at 2 genomic stop codons), whose amino-acid sequence MSANKIFLRYYPPGLAINYRTTKGNERLRHFDLLDLDPKANIEPLADRLLLETLAEAEEDQSPLDSEKTSPPRPVSGSVARSQNTFSALKQALEKLQKKLREPVKKKFYLHKCHNSHILPLTNVSFDRSGERCLTGSYDRTCHVINTQTAEVEHILTGHDNVVFSVGFNIPHWXDHQTKRIIXYFSVKGRYLILTCSQIFFSDKIVTGSFDGTAKIWSASSGQCLCTFYGHTAELVAAEFDPMHGHSIATASMDGTARIYDVETSHELQQLTHHGAEVIAARFNRDGQMLLTGSFDHTAAICDVRSKSLCHQLRGHSAELSNCIWNFSGSLIATGSLDGTARIWDIRKMDEELYLAAKHSDEVLDVSFDAAGRLLATGSSDCTARVWKLEGSSELEMLSLMEGHADEVSKVCFSPSGCMLLSASADNTARLWLTESGQCSQVLAGHEGEVFSCAYSYAGDAILTASKDNTCRFWR is encoded by the exons ATGAGTGCCAACAAAATCTTTTTGCGCTACTATCCGCCAG GACTGGCCATAAATTATCGAACAACCAAGGGCAATGAACGACTGCGCCACTTCGATCTTCTTGACCTAGATCCAAA AGCGAACATAGAACCCCTGGCAGATAGGCTTCTACTTGAAACCTTGGCTGAGGCGGAGGAGGACCAATCTCCTTTAGATTCAGAGAAGACTTCTCCGCCTCGTCCTGTCAGCGGAAGTGTCGCCAGATCTCAAAACACCTTCAGCGCCTTGAAACAGGCTCTGGAAAAACTTCAAAAGAAACTGCGCGAGCCTGTGAAAAAGAAGTTCTATCTGCACAAGTGCCACAACTCGCACATCCTTCCGCTGACCAACGTGTCGTTCGATCGAAGTGGCGAGCGCTGTCTCACCGGAAGTTACGATCGCACCTGCCATGTGATCAACACCCAAACGGCAGAGGTGGAACACATCCTCACAGGCCACGACAACGTGGTGTTCTCCGTGGGTTTCAATATTCCTCATTGGTAAGATCACCAAACAAAAAGAATAATA TAATATTTTTCAGTTAAAGGACGGTATCTGATCCTTACTTGttctcaaatatttttcagcgACAAGATAGTAACTGGATCCTTTGATGGAACCGCCAAAATATGGTCCGCCAGCAGTGGTCAGTGCTTGTGCACCTTCTATGGACACACTGCAGAGCTGGTGGCGGCTGAGTTTGATCCCATGCATGGACATTCCATAGCCACGGCCTCCATGGATGGTACAGCCCGAATTTACGATGTGGAAACGTCCCACGAACTCCAGCAACTCACCCACCATGGTGCCGAGGTGATTGCCGCTAGATTTAATCGGGATGGTCAGATGCTGCTCACAGGTTCATTCGATCACACGGCAGCTATTTGCGATGTGCGGAGCAAGAG TCTCTGCCATCAGTTGCGTGGTCATAGCGCCGAGTTGTCCAACTGCATCTGGAATTTCAGTGGGTCCTTGATAGCTACTGGTTCGCTGGATGGCACAGCGAGGATATGGGACATTCGGAAGATGGATGAGGAACTTTATCTGGCTGCCAAGCACAGTGACGAGGTGCTGGACGTGAGCTTTGATGCGGCTGGCAGACTTTTGGCCACCGGCAGCAGCGATTGCACGGCGAGGGTTTGGAAGCTAGAAGGATCTTCGGAGCTGGAGATGCTGTCCCTGATGGAAGGACATGCGGATGAGGTGTCCAAGGTGTGCTTCAGTCCCAGTGGTTGCATGCTGCTCTCCGCTTCAGCGGATAACACGGCCCGTCTGTGGCTCACTGAATCCGGACAGTGCTCCCAAGTATTAGCTGGTCATGAGGGAGAAGTGTTCAGCTGTGCCTACAGCTATGCAGGCGATGCCATTCTGACCGCCTCGAAGGACAACACCTGTCGTTTCTGGAGGTGA